The DNA segment AGGGACTGTCGATCGAGGAGCTCGCAGAGGAGACGGGCTACACCGAGCGGACGATCAAGAAGCGGGTCGGGACACTGGAGGAGGAACTCGGGGGCGACCCCCTGCTCCGGCGCGACGAGGACGACCGTCCGGTGCTTCACCCGGAGCTCGCGGCGGCGATCAGGGCC comes from the Halalkalicoccus sp. CG83 genome and includes:
- a CDS encoding HTH domain-containing protein; the encoded protein is MATDEVPEQLAALAEKIATEYRDSEYDIARALAATEDGEGLSIEELAEETGYTERTIKKRVGTLEEELGGDPLLRRDEDDRPVLHPELAAAIRARDES